The proteins below come from a single Zea mays cultivar B73 chromosome 8, Zm-B73-REFERENCE-NAM-5.0, whole genome shotgun sequence genomic window:
- the LOC542503 gene encoding Rho-related protein from plants 7: MSVTKFIKCVTVGDGAVGKTCMLICYTSNKFPTDYIPTVFDNFSANVSVDGSIVNLGLWDTAGQEDYSRLRPLSYRGADVFVLAFSLISRASYENVLKKWVPELRRFAPDVPVVLVGTKLDLRDHRAYLADHPGASTITTAQGEELRRQIGAAAYIECSSKTQQNVKSVFDTAIKVVLQPPRRREATPARRKNRRGSGCSIMNLMCGSTCAA; encoded by the exons ATGAGCGTGACCAAGTTCATCAAGTGCGTCACGGTGGGGGACGGCGCGGTGGGCAAGACCTGCATGCTCATCTGCTACACCAGCAACAAGTTCCCCACG GATTACATCCCCACGGTGTTCGACAACTTCAGCGCCAACGTCTCCGTGGACGGCAGCATCGTCAACCTGGGCCTCTGGGACACTGCAG GACAAGAGGACTACAGCAGATTGCGGCCACTGAGCTACAGGGGCGCGGACGTGTTCGTGCTGGCCTTCTCCTTGATCAGCAGGGCGAGCTATGAGAACGTCCTTAAGAAG TGGGTGCCAGAGCTTCGCAGATTCGCGCCCGACGTCCCGGTCGTTCTTGTCGGGACCAAGTTAG ATCTCCGTGACCACAGGGCCTACCTTGCTGACCATCCTGGAGCGTCGACGATCACGACGGCACAG GGCGAAGAACTGAGGAGGCAGATCGGCGCTGCGGCTTACATCGAGTGCAGTTCCAAAACGCAGCAG AATGTCAAGTCGGTCTTCGACACAGCCATCAAAGTGGTCCTTCAGCCCCCGCGGAGGAGGGAGGCGACGCCTGCCAGGAGGAAGAACAGGCGTGGCTCCGGGTGCTCTATCAT GAACCTCATGTGTGGCAGCACGTGCGCTGCTTAG
- the LOC100272622 gene encoding Ras-related protein Rab7-like, producing MASRRRTLLKVIILGDSGVGKTSLMNQYVNKKFSNQYKATIGADFLTKEVQFEDRLFTLQSLGVAFYRGADCCVLVYDVNSMKSFDNLHNWREEFLIQASPSDPDNFPFVLLGNKVDVDGGNSRVVSEKKAKAWCASKGNIPYFETSAKDGTNVEDAFQCIVKNALKNEPEEELYVPDTVDVVGGNRAQRSSGCC from the exons ATGGCCTCGCGCCGCCGCACCCTGCTCAAGGTCATCATCCTCGGCGACAGCGG GGTTGGGAAGACGTCTTTGATGAACCA ATATGTGAACAAGAAGTTCAGCAACCAGTACAAGGCTACGATTGGGGCGGATTTCCTCACCAAGGAGGTGCAGTTCGAGGACAGGCTCTTCACTCTGCAA AGTCTTGGCGTTGCATTCTACCGGGGAGCAGATTGTTGTGTCCTAGTCTATGATGTTAATTCTATGAAATCGTTTGATAATCTTCACAACTGGCGTGAAGAGTTTCTAATTCAG GCGAGCCCATCAGATCCTGACAATTTCCCTTTTGTTCTGTTGGGTAACAAAGTTGATGTAGATGGTGGGAACAGCCGTGTG GTGTCGGAGAAAAAGGCAAAGGCATGGTGCGCCTCTAAAGGGAACATCCCGTACTTTGAGACGTCTGCTAAGGATGGAACGAACGTGGAAGATGCCTTCCAGTGTATTGTAAAGAATGCTCTGAAGAATGAACCGGAGGAAGAATT GTATGTGCCAGATACCGTGGATGTGGTAGGTGGCAACCGGGCTCAGAGATCATCTGGCTGCTGTTAA
- the LOC100272622 gene encoding ras-related protein Rab7-like isoform X1, with amino-acid sequence MASRRRTLLKVIILGDSGVGKTSLMNQYVNKKFSNQYKATIGADFLTKEVQFEDRLFTLQIWDTAGQERFQSLGVAFYRGADCCVLVYDVNSMKSFDNLHNWREEFLIQASPSDPDNFPFVLLGNKVDVDGGNSRVVSEKKAKAWCASKGNIPYFETSAKDGTNVEDAFQCIVKNALKNEPEEELYVPDTVDVVGGNRAQRSSGCC; translated from the exons ATGGCCTCGCGCCGCCGCACCCTGCTCAAGGTCATCATCCTCGGCGACAGCGG GGTTGGGAAGACGTCTTTGATGAACCA ATATGTGAACAAGAAGTTCAGCAACCAGTACAAGGCTACGATTGGGGCGGATTTCCTCACCAAGGAGGTGCAGTTCGAGGACAGGCTCTTCACTCTGCAA ATATGGGACACTGCTGGTCAGGAAAGGTTTCAGAGTCTTGGCGTTGCATTCTACCGGGGAGCAGATTGTTGTGTCCTAGTCTATGATGTTAATTCTATGAAATCGTTTGATAATCTTCACAACTGGCGTGAAGAGTTTCTAATTCAG GCGAGCCCATCAGATCCTGACAATTTCCCTTTTGTTCTGTTGGGTAACAAAGTTGATGTAGATGGTGGGAACAGCCGTGTG GTGTCGGAGAAAAAGGCAAAGGCATGGTGCGCCTCTAAAGGGAACATCCCGTACTTTGAGACGTCTGCTAAGGATGGAACGAACGTGGAAGATGCCTTCCAGTGTATTGTAAAGAATGCTCTGAAGAATGAACCGGAGGAAGAATT GTATGTGCCAGATACCGTGGATGTGGTAGGTGGCAACCGGGCTCAGAGATCATCTGGCTGCTGTTAA